A genomic stretch from Pseudomonas sp. MUP55 includes:
- the xdhA gene encoding xanthine dehydrogenase small subunit, translated as MIQFLLNQELRSEHALDPNLTVLNYLREHVGKPGTKEGCASGDCGACTVVVGELHSDDQGVEQIRYRSLNSCLTFVSSLHGKQLISVEDLKHQGQLHSVQQAMVECHGSQCGFCTPGFVMSLFALQKNSDAPDSQKAHEALAGNLCRCTGYRPILAAAEQACCNKPHDQFDSRQAETIARLKAIAPTQTGELNSGDKRCLVPLTVADLADLYDAYPQARLLAGGTDLALEVTQFHRTLPVMIYVGNIAEMKRIEAFDDRLEIGAATALSDCYAALHHEYPDFGELLHRFASLQIRNQGTLGGNIGNASPIGDSPPLLIALGAQIVLCKGDTRRTLALEDYFIDYRVTARQDSEFIEKIIVPKGHSLFRAYKVSKRLDDDISAVCAAFNLTLDNGVIREARVAFGGMAATPKRARHCETQLIGATWNAATVEKACAALAEDFTPLSDFRASKEYRLLSAQNLLRKYFIELQTPHIETRVTAYV; from the coding sequence GTGATCCAGTTTTTACTTAACCAGGAACTCCGTAGCGAGCACGCCCTGGACCCCAACCTCACCGTGCTCAACTACCTGCGTGAGCACGTGGGCAAACCCGGTACCAAGGAAGGCTGCGCCAGCGGCGACTGTGGTGCGTGCACCGTGGTGGTGGGCGAGCTGCACAGCGATGATCAAGGCGTTGAGCAGATTCGCTATCGCAGCCTCAATTCCTGCCTGACCTTTGTCTCGTCGCTGCACGGCAAGCAACTGATCAGCGTTGAAGACCTCAAGCACCAGGGCCAACTGCACAGCGTGCAACAGGCGATGGTCGAGTGCCACGGTTCGCAGTGCGGCTTCTGCACCCCAGGTTTCGTGATGTCGCTGTTTGCCTTGCAGAAGAACAGCGACGCGCCCGACAGCCAGAAGGCCCACGAAGCCCTGGCCGGCAACCTGTGCCGCTGCACCGGCTACCGTCCGATTCTGGCGGCCGCGGAACAAGCCTGCTGCAACAAGCCTCACGACCAGTTCGACAGCCGCCAGGCCGAGACCATCGCCCGCCTCAAAGCCATCGCGCCGACCCAAACCGGTGAACTCAACAGCGGCGACAAGCGCTGCCTGGTGCCGTTGACCGTCGCCGACCTGGCCGATCTCTACGACGCTTACCCGCAAGCCCGCCTGCTGGCCGGCGGCACCGACCTGGCGCTGGAGGTCACCCAGTTCCATCGCACCCTGCCGGTGATGATCTACGTCGGCAATATTGCCGAGATGAAGCGCATCGAAGCCTTCGACGACCGCCTGGAAATCGGCGCCGCCACCGCCCTCTCCGACTGCTACGCCGCGCTGCACCACGAATACCCCGACTTCGGCGAACTGCTGCATCGCTTTGCCTCGTTGCAGATCCGCAACCAGGGCACCCTGGGCGGCAATATCGGCAACGCCTCGCCGATTGGTGATTCGCCGCCATTGCTGATCGCCCTCGGCGCGCAGATTGTGCTGTGCAAGGGCGATACCCGCCGTACCCTGGCGCTGGAAGACTACTTCATCGATTACCGCGTCACCGCCCGCCAGGACAGTGAATTCATCGAGAAGATCATCGTGCCCAAGGGTCACTCGCTGTTTCGCGCGTACAAGGTTTCCAAGCGCCTGGACGACGATATTTCCGCCGTGTGCGCCGCCTTCAACCTGACACTCGACAACGGCGTAATCCGCGAGGCCCGCGTTGCTTTCGGCGGCATGGCCGCAACCCCCAAGCGCGCCAGGCACTGCGAGACGCAACTGATTGGCGCCACCTGGAACGCCGCCACCGTGGAGAAAGCCTGTGCCGCCCTGGCCGAGGATTTCACCCCGCTCTCGGACTTCCGCGCCAGCAAGGAATACCGCCTGCTCAGTGCGCAAAACCTGCTGCGCAAATACTTCATCGAACTGCAAACGCCGCACATCGAGACTCGGGTGACCGCTTATGTCTAA
- a CDS encoding GntR family transcriptional regulator: protein MTFKAPDSLAEQIAHHLAERIIRGDLKPGERIQEQKVTLALNVSRGSVREALLILERRHLIAILPRRGAHVTELTAHKVQSLCTLMGEMYILLGNAVAEGWQTQADMAPFLQIQQRLMGSYERQDIRAFVEESFNVMRAAYPFANNPYLQETVENLQPAMNRAYYLALEQRKAEMSEYITLFEQLLAAVLARDLAQIRLVLSAYCQRSSTLVIAALADA, encoded by the coding sequence ATGACGTTCAAGGCGCCGGACAGTCTCGCCGAGCAAATCGCTCACCACCTCGCCGAACGTATCATTCGCGGCGATCTCAAGCCTGGGGAGCGGATCCAGGAGCAGAAGGTCACGCTGGCGCTGAATGTCAGCCGTGGCTCCGTGCGCGAAGCCTTGCTGATCCTCGAGCGCCGGCACCTGATCGCGATCCTGCCGCGCCGTGGCGCCCACGTCACCGAACTCACCGCGCACAAGGTGCAGAGCCTGTGTACGTTGATGGGCGAGATGTACATCCTGCTTGGCAATGCGGTGGCCGAAGGCTGGCAGACCCAGGCCGACATGGCGCCTTTCCTGCAAATTCAGCAGCGCCTGATGGGCAGCTATGAGCGCCAGGACATCCGCGCCTTCGTCGAAGAAAGCTTCAACGTGATGCGCGCCGCGTACCCCTTCGCCAACAACCCGTATCTGCAGGAAACCGTCGAAAACCTGCAGCCGGCGATGAACCGCGCCTATTACCTGGCCCTCGAGCAGCGCAAGGCGGAAATGAGCGAGTACATCACGCTGTTCGAACAGTTGCTCGCTGCCGTGCTGGCCCGTGACCTGGCGCAGATCCGCCTGGTGTTGTCGGCCTACTGCCAGCGCAGCAGCACGCTGGTGATCGCAGCGTTGGCGGACGCCTAA
- the xdhB gene encoding xanthine dehydrogenase molybdopterin binding subunit, giving the protein MSNHHAVEKTQAELAELFARDLTSGVGRSVKHDSAAKHVSGEAQYIDDRLEFPNQLHLYARMSDRAHAKILSIDTAPCYAFEGVRIVITHEDVPGLKDIGPLMPGDPLLAIDTVQFVGQVVLAVAARDLETARKAAMAAVIEYEDLEPVLDVVEAFRNKHFVLDSHSHQRGDSAGALATAKNRIHGTLHIGGQEHFYLETQISSVMPTEDGGMIVYCSTQNPTEVQKLVAEVLDVSMNKIVVDMRRMGGGFGGKETQAASPACLCAVVARLTGQPTKMRLPRVEDMLMTGKRHPFYIEYDVGFDDNGRLHGINLELAGNCGCSPDLSNSIVDRAMFHADNAYYLGDATVNGHRCKTNTASNTAYRGFGGPQGMVAIEEVMDAIARHLALDPLAVRKANYYGKTERNVTHYYQTVEHNMLEEMTAELEASSQYAERREAVRLYNAHSPILKKGLALTPVKFGISFTASFLNQAGALIHIYTDGSIHLNHGGTEMGQGLNTKVAQVVAEVFQVDIDRVQITATNTDKVPNTSPTAASSGADLNGKAAQNAAETIKQRLVEFAARKYDVSEADVEFRNGHVRVREQILSFEALIQQAYFAQVSLSSTGFYKTPKIFYDRSQSRGRPFYYFAFGAACCEVIVDTLTGEYKMLRTDILHDVGASLNPAIDIGQVEGGFIQGMGWLTMEELVWNNKGKLMTNGPASYKIPAVADMPLDLRVKLVENRKNPEDTVFHSKAVGEPPFMLGIASWCAIKDAVASLGDYRHQPRIDAPATPERVLWGCEQMRRLQMATAVETETETASL; this is encoded by the coding sequence ATGTCTAACCATCACGCCGTGGAAAAAACCCAGGCAGAACTCGCCGAACTGTTTGCCCGCGACCTCACGTCCGGGGTCGGGCGCAGCGTCAAGCATGACAGCGCCGCCAAGCACGTCAGTGGTGAGGCGCAGTACATCGACGACCGCCTCGAATTTCCCAACCAGCTGCACCTGTATGCGCGCATGTCCGACCGCGCCCACGCGAAAATCCTCAGCATCGACACCGCCCCCTGCTATGCCTTCGAAGGCGTGCGCATCGTGATCACCCACGAAGACGTACCGGGCCTCAAGGACATCGGCCCATTGATGCCGGGCGATCCGCTGCTGGCCATCGACACCGTGCAGTTCGTCGGCCAGGTGGTATTGGCCGTGGCCGCCCGTGACCTTGAAACGGCACGCAAGGCCGCGATGGCGGCAGTGATCGAGTACGAAGACCTGGAGCCGGTACTGGATGTGGTCGAGGCGTTTCGCAACAAACACTTCGTGCTCGACAGCCACAGCCATCAACGCGGCGATTCGGCCGGCGCGCTGGCCACGGCGAAAAACCGTATCCACGGCACGCTGCATATCGGCGGCCAGGAACACTTTTACCTGGAAACCCAGATCTCCTCGGTGATGCCCACCGAAGACGGCGGCATGATCGTCTACTGCTCCACGCAAAACCCCACCGAAGTGCAGAAACTAGTGGCGGAAGTGCTTGATGTGTCGATGAACAAAATTGTCGTGGATATGCGCCGCATGGGCGGCGGGTTCGGCGGCAAGGAAACCCAGGCCGCCAGCCCCGCCTGCCTGTGCGCGGTGGTGGCGCGCCTCACCGGCCAGCCCACCAAGATGCGCCTGCCGCGGGTCGAAGACATGCTGATGACCGGCAAGCGCCACCCGTTCTATATCGAATATGACGTGGGCTTTGACGACAACGGCCGTTTGCACGGCATCAACCTGGAACTGGCGGGCAACTGCGGCTGCTCGCCGGACCTGTCCAACTCGATTGTCGACCGCGCGATGTTCCACGCCGATAACGCCTATTACCTGGGCGATGCCACGGTCAATGGCCATCGCTGCAAGACCAACACCGCATCCAACACCGCTTATCGTGGCTTCGGTGGCCCGCAAGGAATGGTCGCCATCGAGGAAGTGATGGACGCCATCGCTCGCCACCTGGCGCTGGACCCGTTGGCCGTGCGCAAGGCCAACTATTACGGCAAGACCGAGCGCAACGTTACCCACTACTACCAGACGGTCGAGCACAACATGCTCGAAGAAATGACCGCCGAACTTGAAGCCAGCAGCCAATACGCCGAGCGCCGCGAAGCGGTGCGTCTGTACAACGCCCACAGCCCGATCCTGAAAAAGGGCCTGGCGCTGACACCGGTCAAATTCGGTATCTCGTTCACTGCAAGTTTCCTTAACCAGGCCGGCGCCCTGATCCACATCTACACCGACGGCAGCATCCACCTGAACCACGGGGGCACCGAGATGGGCCAGGGCCTGAACACCAAGGTCGCCCAGGTGGTGGCCGAGGTGTTCCAGGTCGACATCGACCGCGTGCAGATCACCGCCACCAACACCGACAAGGTGCCCAACACCTCGCCGACAGCCGCCTCCAGCGGCGCCGACCTGAACGGCAAGGCCGCACAGAATGCCGCCGAAACCATCAAGCAGCGCCTGGTGGAGTTTGCCGCGCGCAAGTACGACGTGAGCGAGGCGGACGTGGAATTTCGCAACGGCCATGTGCGCGTGCGCGAGCAGATCCTGAGCTTCGAGGCGCTGATCCAGCAGGCGTATTTCGCCCAGGTGTCGCTGTCGAGCACCGGCTTCTACAAGACCCCGAAAATCTTCTACGACCGCAGCCAGTCGCGCGGACGGCCGTTCTACTACTTCGCCTTCGGCGCAGCGTGCTGCGAAGTGATCGTCGACACCCTGACCGGCGAATACAAAATGCTGCGCACCGACATCCTCCACGACGTGGGCGCCTCGCTGAACCCGGCCATCGACATCGGCCAGGTCGAAGGCGGGTTTATCCAGGGCATGGGCTGGCTGACCATGGAAGAGTTGGTGTGGAACAACAAAGGCAAGCTGATGACCAACGGCCCGGCCAGCTACAAGATCCCGGCCGTGGCGGACATGCCGCTGGACCTGCGGGTCAAGCTGGTGGAAAACCGCAAGAACCCGGAGGACACGGTGTTCCATTCCAAGGCCGTGGGCGAGCCGCCGTTCATGCTCGGGATTGCCTCGTGGTGCGCGATCAAGGATGCGGTGGCGAGCCTGGGTGACTATCGTCATCAGCCCAGGATCGATGCGCCGGCCACGCCGGAACGGGTGTTGTGGGGGTGTGAGCAGATGCGGCGGTTACAGATGGCGACAGCCGTTGAGACTGAAACCGAGACAGCTTCGCTCTAG